A section of the Bacillus sp. HSf4 genome encodes:
- a CDS encoding response regulator transcription factor, translated as MENAAILIVDDEDAIVQMVKRVLTKEGFNEVLTANSAEEALEIVKKETVHLILLDVMMPGQTGFDISPEIKRHTNAPIFFLTAKTSDLDKLSGFAYGADDYITKPFNPLELIARIKAHLKRTYIHKEVAAAAASSAYEYDRFTFHPDFAELIVDGEAVNCSAQLLQLLQYFCDHPNRVLSKDQIYEKVWGVPSYGDSNTVMVHIRKLREKIEKDPSNPEYIVTIRGLGYKFMPNPARNESEG; from the coding sequence GTGGAAAATGCAGCGATTTTGATTGTGGATGATGAAGATGCCATTGTTCAAATGGTGAAGCGCGTCCTGACGAAAGAAGGCTTCAACGAAGTGCTGACTGCAAACAGCGCAGAAGAGGCACTGGAAATCGTAAAAAAAGAAACCGTACATTTAATTCTGCTTGATGTCATGATGCCGGGACAGACCGGGTTTGATATATCACCTGAAATCAAACGGCACACAAATGCCCCGATCTTTTTTCTGACGGCGAAAACGTCTGATCTTGATAAGCTTTCCGGATTTGCCTACGGTGCGGATGACTATATTACAAAACCGTTTAATCCGCTGGAGCTTATTGCCAGAATTAAAGCTCATTTAAAGAGAACCTACATACATAAAGAAGTCGCTGCTGCTGCGGCGTCTTCAGCCTACGAATATGACCGCTTTACTTTTCACCCTGACTTCGCGGAGCTTATCGTTGACGGTGAAGCCGTCAACTGTTCAGCACAGCTTCTTCAGCTTCTGCAATACTTTTGCGATCATCCGAACAGGGTGCTTTCAAAGGATCAAATCTATGAGAAGGTGTGGGGGGTTCCTTCTTACGGCGACAGCAACACTGTCATGGTGCATATCAGAAAGCTGAGAGAGAAAATCGAAAAAGACCCGAGCAATCCGGAGTATATCGTCACCATTCGCGGATTGGGCTATAAATTCATGCCAAACCCTGCAAGAAATGAGAGTGAAGGATGA